One genomic window of Leopardus geoffroyi isolate Oge1 chromosome C3, O.geoffroyi_Oge1_pat1.0, whole genome shotgun sequence includes the following:
- the SPATA45 gene encoding spermatogenesis-associated protein 45, which translates to MTSKNRTNDIIKKLKASKKHLLEEINEKRDSNCFVERSNQVSLLRVQKRHFSGAYQSFTHTQIKEPVPDSGRSSWVTLSLLVHTEKKHFPAKNNAIFG; encoded by the coding sequence ATGACCTCTAAAAACAGAACCAATGACatcattaaaaaacttaaagctAGCAAAAAACATCTCCTGGAGGAGATAAACGAAAAGCGTGACTCCAACTGCTTTGTGGAAAGAAGCAATCAAGTCAGTTTATTGAGAGTTCAAAAGAGGCATTTCAGTGGTGCCTACCAGTCCTTTACTCACACCCAAATCAAAGAACCCGTTCCTGACAGTGGCAGGAGCTCCTGGGTCACACTGAGTCTCCTTGTTCACACCGAGAAAAAGCACTTTCCTGCAAAAA